The genomic window GAGCCTGGCTCGAGCGAGGCTGGGGAGGGCGACACACTTCTCTCCTCGTGCGAGCAGAGAGATAGCGCGAGCTCGCCCGCGTCACTGAAAAATCGGcgggaggatttcggctcacctcccACCAAGTCCACCCCTATTTAGCCCCCTCCCTCACTGCCCCAACTCCCGCCATCATTCTCCCTCCCTTCGAGCTCCCCGCCGACGCGCATCGGCACCGACGAGCAAGTAAGTGATGCATCTTTATCGGCCGGCAGTCCACGACATCGGCGCTCCTTCACCGGCCGACGGTGATCTTCTACGACCGTCCCCCCTCGTCCTCGAGTTGCGgccatggcctctgtgagttcaatccccctttctctctgttccttctagctagatctgaactaacaacacttgtgtttcattcttaggaccacccaagggacgctgagttcctcaacacaTCCATACATAACTACAGCCAGATGCAGCACATCTTCTCCTTCGGTCTGACAACTGGGAAGCATGTCATGGGCTCGGgggagcctcttggttctcccatgccagaCTTCCCTGAGACCCTGGACGTcgaggtccttgatggccctgGCAAGCCCTTCGTGAAGCCCTTCGACAAGCCATTTGACCCCgtccatgataggaagaggaagagacgAGGCCTGATGAaggaggagatcaatgtcttttgcagcatgactgaggcggtgaaggaggtggcaacagccatcaaggagtgcaagcccctcgacgtCCATCCTGACCTGTATGACGCTATCATGACCCAGGGTGGCTTCAGCgacgaggctctcatggcagctctcagccacctgcttgacaacaaggctcagggtgttgggttcgttgccatggcAGACGCTCACAGGGTGATGTGGCTCAGGAGCTGactgggcaagcactactactagagtagtgctgcCTATGAGCGTGCATGATCCCCGACGACGATGGCggtgcgacgacgacgacgatgatgatgccgacgtacattttgtgtagctagggctgaaaaactatttgatggtctgtatagtttggtgaggtggtatatactaacctctcacgctgatggtgaacttgcggtggtaggacgacACCATTTTTTAgatgtggtggtaggttaacaccaaggtagtgctaggTAGAACTTACTATGCcttatgatcatgcatgctttacttcttctcttcttctccattgttgtttgtgtgctGCTTTACTTGCTACTTGTGTGCTTTATTGATTTGTTGCTTCAACTCTTActcttgtgcattgctagggcaagtggtatgTCGTGTTCATCGGTAAGGCTCCAGGGGTTTACAGTTCATGGGAAGAAGTCAGTGCACAAGTGGCATCGTATAACAATAGCAGCcatagagggttcaagactaggcaTGCAGCAGAACAAGCTTACTTCGACTGTGTGCAAAAGCACGGAGGCAACAGTGTTGACAGTGGCAAGGTTGGAGGTGTCAAAGTGGAAGGCGCTAAGGTGGATCGTCAGTTTGGGCTAAAGCTGAAGAACTTTATCATCTTTGCCCAGTTCATCGCCATTGCTGTGTTGTGGCGTTGTTGTGCTAGGTGTGATCATTGTACGTAAGCTCACCaactagggtacaaggtaagcacaCCGTGTACGCCGTATGCAACCAAACGCCATGTTCATGTGCCGCTTGGGCTAATACAtgcaaccaaacaaagtgcacttgcgtattatctaatgcagggacactagatgcaggcaaccaaacaatttGCAGACGACACATTAGAGCATGTTTTTTGCTCAAACACGCCCATGATGTCATGCAGATCGAGGCTATATATTGTTCATCGCTACCCGGATGGATTGATCCATGGATTGATTGGGAATCAAAGCCCCTTGGTGGTGCAGTCGGTGGCGCAGAAGACGGCGTTGTTGGTGCAGCCGAGGAAGCAGATGGGCAGGGTCCCTCCGGTGGACGTGTTGTAGCAGTCGAGGAGGCATGAGGTGACCCTCGTCCCGCACCCGCCCATGCACTGCGTCAGCCCCGCCGGCTGGGCGCGGACGCCGCGGCGACCGCCGGCAGCTGCAGCAGCGGTCATCTCATAGCCACCAGCGGCCGCGTCTACTGCGTCGGCGCTGGCGCTGGTGGCCACCAGCGCCAGCAGGAGCAGCGCCGCGGCAGCTGCCGTTGTCGTCGTGGCGGCGGTGCGTGCCATACTCGCGTCTGCGTGCGTGCTTCGTGTGTGCGGTGCGGTGGAAGATGCAGAGGTGTGCTGGGTTGGATCGCTTATATAGGTgctgcagagcatcgggagggagGGTGCAGGTGCAGGGGAGAAATGTATGAGCTCTGTCTCCGTGGAGCAAGCAAGGGAGGCAGACAATGCAAACGCAGTATGTGTGAGCAACAGAAACCGTCCCTTTTCTTGTCGAACTGCAATACTCCTTTTTGCAGATAACAACTTTCCGTAATATATAGCTTTATTTTCAAAATCGTGCCTTCATGTTGATATGGCCGAGTTGGTCTAAAGGCTCCCACTGTCAacaaatattttatttatttatctcgTCCTTTTACTGCAgctatttaaaaaaaaaatcatatgGCAGACGTTCCCTTTTTCCATTTGTGAAACGGAACTTCTGTGAAGCACTTATTTTTGGGGGAATGCTTGTGTTTATCCTGGTCGATCTAATATTACAATAGGACGAGTGCAGTGATatagagaaaagtatgtttttggtccctcaaaCTTACAGAAAACCTTGTGAATTCACTCTGTATTTAACGTGTTTTTTCTACCACAAGATTACTATTTACATCTTTTTTCTAAGCGGAGGTAAGGGCACGTTAATTAAAAAGGATGTTTTTAAATATGCAGATGACACGACTCTATTCTTGGAAGATATTGTTGACAAACTAGTCATTTGTAAATGGGTGATCATTTGCTTTGAACATGTTTGTGGCATGAAAATCAACTACAATGAAAGTGAGCTCCTTTCATAAACAGTAGAAGGGTTGGGCGCGCTTTGCTGCGCCGTCGGTGTTCGGCTTCTTAAAATAATCACTCTGttttaaaatataaggtgtattacttttttgaaaagtcaaacatttTAAGTTTGATGAAATCTGTAGAGAAATATGTAAAAATCCATAATATCAAATCAGTATTTttaaattcatcatgaaatgattTCCATacttttttgtttaatattgtgaATGTCGGTATTTTTGCTtcgaacttggtcaaagttaaagaaatttgactttctAAAAAATAATACCCCTTATAATTTGGAACCGACAAAATATTTAGTTTAGCGGGTGGGGGAGATGATagagtgtgttttatttttatttataatgtaGTGATTTGGTGGGCCTTTTGTGGTGGGATTCTTTTTTATCAGCTAACCAACCTATATTTATATGGCAAAATATATGTGTAGTTGTTTGCTTGTATTATATTGATGCTATAATATCACATGGTGgcacttcttttttctaggtggtgGGAGGGTGCGCAGGATTGGTATATTTATAGGCCGGTTGctgctgattgatttgaaaaatcgttgGCCCAGTCAAAATTGTAaaccaaatccaaaattgaataccCCACATAGTGAACTAAAAGATTTGAATGGGACAGCTTGAGAAATTATTGACCCGATCAAAATCGGAACACTCAATTCTAAATTGAGTACCTCAATTAATTACGAGGCATTAAAAAATAGGAAGCATAGGGTATATAatataaaagaattgaatgagggggctttgagaaattgttgacccagtCAAAATCGGGTGACTCAATTCTAATCGGAGACATCAATTGAATGTGGGCTCTTTAAAACTAGACAACTTAGTGTTATAGAAAATGTGGAGATAATTTCCTTATTAAGTATTTATGTATCCTCCTCCATCATGACATGCTCACGACGGAAGAAACTAGTCTACCTTAGATAAATTTTTGAAAAGGATAGCAGACTGGAGAGGCAAGCTTCTCTCTTGTAGAGGCATCCATACTTGCTTGGCTAGTATTCATATTTACCTGATCTTCTTTTACAAATTCCCTAAATGGGCCACTAAACTAATAAATACTCAGATCACTCATTCTCTATGGGATGAATTTGAGAGCCATAGAAATTAGCTTATTAGAAATTAGTTTGCATGAAAAGAATTCGGGGCTTGGGGTCCCCAATATTCAGGGTATTAATATTTGCCTACTAGATTCTTGGATCAGAAGATACTCTGAGTTGATTTGTGAGGCCTGGTTGACCACTAGTGTGGATTCGTTTCATGACAAAGAGCAAAAGGGCATGACATTTTGGCATAGGGTGCATGATTGGTTCAATGAACAAAAGTGATACGGTCCATACTACACGGAAGTGATCCATGATTGCAATCCGAAGTCACTAGCCCATTGATGTTACATCATCCAAGAAAGCTCAATTAGTTTTGAGACTCGTACAAACAAGTGCAAATCCGTAACATCCCAAtcttccaatttggaatgttatttatagatcatcattgcatatcatttttattgcattttggcttgatcctagaaattctaagcaactcaaggacccacagagagagttgaggatttcgttattttcacatttgagttttctcaaattttgaaaggaggatcatttggttttaattacttTACTATCCCTatatttctaatatgaaaataaaagagaggggataaaataacttctccaaaataaagaaatattgtaggaaaaataataaaatcaaataagaattttatttggagttttattgctatttttttgaattagaaaaaaatgcgTTTATCAAAATttcattagagtcccaaataaatgtccactttgtccgcaatattattagaggacggtgaaaatttatttcaggatttttggagtccgtttagcatttcttttctttgtttttctgcgcattCGAATTTTTTTTAAAGTGaaccgacctagccgggccgtATCCGCCGAGGACTCCGACCCGGCCGACCCCTTTAAAGGCCGAGGCCCCGAGCCAGCCCAGCTCCGCCTCAACTCCCGCCAGCGtcgcgtcgccgccaccgccgccagagTTGCTGCCGCCGCCGACACGAACACCGAGGTAGCCGCTGGTTTTCTTAAGAAAAAACGAttgggtttttttagaaaccctagatgcgtttttttagttttggtttgtttttttcggtttagttagttagcgGGCGTTCGTccttacgttcgttttaacgaacgttgttcgtctgtttagcgcagacagcgaacgttcgttcgttagcctattcgtcactttttctttttccaggaCTTTCCgctattattttcgatcgcgatttcagccctgatcttcgttttagtttatcttttcgctcgttcatcggaatcaggtgattcaagcgcctagatcttcgtttcgaagccctctttctatttaaccaatttgaacaagattttgatactgtaaaatttgactttagtccaaattagtaatcggatcttgtttcttttgtagtttgagCTTTGtttcttcgtttgatttgattctttttgcaaatgagAGTTTTtcaattgaactttctggttagatcttcttaagtagttttacccgtgcattttagttgagtgcttatgtatgttattgtttgtttgcgatagaattcctggagtgcgaagcgtgctactacgagtctctaggttttgcggatcatcagcaaggcaagtaacactttgatcatctcccttattacccagtttttatgcattagtttcaaccatcaaac from Triticum aestivum cultivar Chinese Spring chromosome 3B, IWGSC CS RefSeq v2.1, whole genome shotgun sequence includes these protein-coding regions:
- the LOC123066266 gene encoding anther-specific protein RTS: MARTAATTTTAAAAALLLLALVATSASADAVDAAAGGYEMTAAAAAGGRRGVRAQPAGLTQCMGGCGTRVTSCLLDCYNTSTGGTLPICFLGCTNNAVFCATDCTTKGL